One Chitinophagaceae bacterium genomic window, GGACAATTCAATCAATCAGAAAAGTATTTTAAAGCATGTGTGCAGATAAAGCCACTGCATCTTGAATTTCAAAACAAACTGGCTGTAAACTATTTACAAACGGGCAATTTTGATGAAGCCAAAACAGTATTTAAATTCATTATTGATAAAAATCCATACAACAAAGCAGCTCTTTCAAATTTAGGATTTATCTATTTTCAAGAGTTCCGTTTTGAAGAATCTGAAGATTTATTAACCAAGGCCGTCCGCTTAGACCCTGATTATGAAAATGCCGTATTTAATTTAAGTGCACTTTATTTAGAAACTGCCAATGTTCCAAAAGCTATTAGACTATTAGAAAATTTTACCAGGCAGCACCCTGACAATCTTCAGGCCAGAGATTTTCTTCAACAAATAAGAAGAGGCGGGTGAGGGAGAAAGTAGGCAGGAGGCAGTGGCAGTGGCAGTAGGCAGGATAGGAAGTCCCAAGAAAACCAAGTCCCAAGAGCCCAAATTCCAAGAAAGAAAAATGTCAAAATTATGATGGAAAATGGAAAATCCATCGGGAGCACCCTGAAATCAGTTGTCACTCTGAGTGGCAGCGAAGAGTCTCCGTATTAATCTGTAGACAGCTTTCGCCCCAAGAGACCAAATTCCAAGAATTCAAAAATTCAAAGGTAGCAATATTATTAGCACGCTCATAAAAGGGAAAACCTAAAAAACTTCCGTCATTATGAGCGCGACTACCATAAATATTGGATTTTGTACTTGCTCCTAAGTCGCGTGTAATAATCTCCTGAATAGAAAGAGCTGGAAATGGAAAAATTATGATGGAAAATAGCAAATGGCAAATGTATTGGGAGCTCCCTGAAATCAGTTGTCACTCTGAGTGGCAGCGAAGAGTCTCCGTATTAATCAGTAGACAGCTTTCGCTCTGCGTCTCGCGAGTGTAAGTCTTGAACAGCCTCCGGCTGGCATTCAATGTTCTAAGGTTATTTCTTAAATTAGATTTTACATAATGTCAAGTCCACTGACTTCGACTCCGCTCAGCCACCTATCTACCTATCAATTAGCTGTTTCAATGGAAATACGGAGATGCTTCCTAACGTCAGCATGACAGCTTGTTTGATGGCTGTACTTTTTCTTAAAATTGTTAAAAGGGATTAGAAAAAAATCTTGAATACCATGCCTCTAAAATGATACTAAATTTTAGCCAAAAGTTGTTAAACATAATCACTTGCTTGTTGTGCAAACACATTAAAAATTGCGTATTTATAATTAACTTTGAGTAAAATAATGTGCTATGGACAATTTGATAAAAAGAATTACAATTAATCCTAAAATTTGTCATGGAAAACCTTGTATCAGAGGAATGAGATGGCCGGTAGAGGTAATTATCGATATGTTAGGTTCCGGTATGACTATTGAACAAATAATTGAAGACCATAAGGAATTAGAAAAAGAAGATATTTTAGCTTGTTTAAATTTCGCTAAGTTATATTTATCCGGTCACTCAATTAAGGACGTTGCCTGATGAGATTTCTTTGCGATGTCCATATATCTTATAAACTGACGAAATTTTTAATTTCTAAGGGCTTTGAATCTCTACATGTAAACGAAATTTTAGGAAAATCAGAGACTAAAGATTCAGAATTATGCAATTTTGCAAATCAAAATAATTATGTTATTATCTCTAAAGATTCGGACTTTAGAGATTCATATTTTGTTAACCAAACACCTAAAAAGCTAATTAAAATTAATTTAGGAAATATCTCAAATCAGGCATTAATAAAAATTTTCAATGATCATATTGAGACTATACAAAAGCTAGATAGTAAATCTAATTTTTTACTTGAAATAGATAAAGATGAAATTAATCTGATA contains:
- a CDS encoding DUF433 domain-containing protein; its protein translation is MDNLIKRITINPKICHGKPCIRGMRWPVEVIIDMLGSGMTIEQIIEDHKELEKEDILACLNFAKLYLSGHSIKDVA